The sequence below is a genomic window from Campylobacter ornithocola.
CAACTTTAGTTTTAATTTTTGCAAGTCTTTCAAGTAAATAAGCTCCACTTAAAGCAGCATGATAGCTCGTACCACAAGCACAAAGTGTGATTTCATCTATATTTTTTAAAAGCGCTTCATCTATGTCTTCAAAAATGACTTGTTCACCTTGTAAGCGTCCCATTAGCACTTCACCTAAAACCCTGCTTTGTTCATAAATTTCTTTTTCCATAAAAAATCTATAACCATCTTTTTGGGCAAAACTTTTATCTTGACTTAGAGTTACAAAAGTAGGTTGAATGCATGCTTGATCATGGCAAATTTTACATTCGTTTAAATTAACATATCCATAATCTCCATCTTCAAGGTAAGCTACTTTATCCACTAAAGAAACTAATGGCGCTTCACTTGATGCAAAATAATATTCATTTTCATCGCCATTTTTTCCGATGATGAGTGGCACTGCATTTTTAGCAAAATAAATTGTATTCGGATCTTTTTTACTTACAAGCAAGATTGCAAAAGCACCTTTTAGTTCAGCTATAGTTTTTTTAAAAGCTTCAAATGGTTCTAAATTACTTGCATAGTATTCAAACAAATGTACAATAACTTCAGTGTCAGTTTGACTTAGAAAATTAATACCTTCTTGTGTGAGTTTTGTTTTTAATTCTTGGTAATTTTCTATGATTCCATTATGTATTACGCAAGAGTATTGTCCTAAATGTGGATGAGCGTTTATTTCAGTTGGTTTTCCATGAGTTGCCCAACGCGTGTGGCCTATAGCAAGCCCAAAGCCATCACTATTAAAATTAGCAGTTTTATTAGCTAAATTTTCTAATTTTCCAACCGCTTTAAAAAAGTCTAATTCCCCATCTTTCATTACTGCTATACCAGCACTATCATAACCTCTATACTCAAGCTCTTTTAAGCCTTCTAGTATGATTTTTTTCTTTTCTTTGGTTCCTATATATCCTACTATTCCACACATCTTCTACTCGCTTATTAGTGATTTAAGAATTTGATCTTTATGATCTTGCAAGCTTTCATTTTTATGCAAAATCAAAACATTTCGCGTTCTTTCTTTTATGGTTTGAATTTTTGCTGCACTTAAGATGATATCATATCTTACAAGCACATCCATCACATAAGCCATCAAACCTTTTTGATCTTTTGTGTTTAAGGTTATTTTGGCATAGCTTTTGGAGTAATTCATATCTAATTTTAATTCATCTTTTTTAATGTTTGGTTTTTTTGCCTTTTTTTGTACTTTTAAATGTAATTTAGAATTAAGTAAATTTTCTAAACTTTGTTTTTGATTATCGCTTACTATATCTGAATATTCAAATTTCAAATAAACTTTTTCATCAAATAATTCAAAGAAACTCATAAAGATTAAATTTAAAGAACTTAAAGTATTGAGTATATTTTCAAGATTGTTTTTTCTATTCATTATAAGCTCTAGGGTAAAATTATCTTGATTATCAAGCCAAAAAGTAAAATTTTCTTTTTGTGCAATTTGTGTTATTTTGATGATTTTTTCAAAACTATTTTTTATAAAAAAGAGATTGGATTTAATATGAGTGATATTATTTTGAGTTTGCTCATCAAGATCTAAAAAAGCCTTACTTCTTTTTAGGGTTTGTTCTTTTTTTACTCTTCTTTGACTCTCATCAATTAAATTCTCGTCCTCAAAGCCTTCTAACGCATTTTGAAACAATCTTTCTAAACTTTTATAATAAAAATGATTTTCTATACCCAAAGCTTTAGCATTGCAAAAAGATAAAAGATGTAAGGTTTTTAAGGTATTAATATCATTTAATTTGGAAATAAAATTTAAAACTATAGTGGAGTTATAAATATCTTCTTTTTCTATAATGTCTTTAAAAGCGTTAAAATTTTTATATAATCTTAAGCCAAAATCTAGAAGTTCATTATCAATTTGGAATTTTCCTACATAAGCTCTGTAAATATTTGCTAAAGAAATTTCATTTTCTTCATGAATAGCACTTAAAAGTATGGTGAGTTTTATTATTAAAAGTGTATTTTCATCAAAGTCATAATCTTTTTCTTCAAAGTATTTTAAGCAAAGTAATGCTCTATCTAATGCGCTATAAACACCTTCTTCTTCGAGTAAAAATTTACTTTGAGTAAGAGGTTTGCAAAAATCTTTTAAAATATTAGCATCAGCAAGAAGTTTTAAAAGAGCAAAAGAATGTCTTCTTTCTAAAATTTTCTTGAATAATTCTAAATTTTCATCTTTATTTTCTGCTCTTTTTAATGCAAAAATGAGTTTGATATCAAAATTATAATCTTTATCATCTAATTTTAAAAGTTGATTTAATATCAAGCTTAGGCTTTCACTTTTGCTAGAATAAGTAAAAAAGCTATCTTGTGTTTCATAAAGCTTACTATCTTTATAGTGTTTTTCTTGGATGCACCTTGCTAAAAATTGCGTATAAATTCCGCAAGTTTGCATGCATTGCATAGCTTTTTGAATAAGTATAGATTTAAGATCTAAATTTTTCTTTTCTTTTTTTTGCATCAAGTTAGCAAGTTCTTGTGAATTTTGTATTAAAAATAAATTGGTATTTTTGCCTTCTAAAAGATTCATTGCACATTTAAGTGAAAATAAAAAATCACTCGCAAGCTTAAATTCACTTAATTCTTTTTCATTGATAAAATTAAGCATATAATTTTTAGGAGAATCTTTAAATAATATACTTAAATTTTCTATATCAAGTTGCTCATCTAAGCCGCCAAAATTTTTATTAATATCAAATTCTTGCTTGATTAAAGGTTGATGATATGGGTTAAATTCTTGCAAGATTTTCAAAGCAAATTCTTCTTTTAACTCATCTTGAGCTTGAGAAATTTTTTCTTTGATTTGTTTGAATAAAATTTTAGAACCGCAAATATAACGATATTGTAAAATATTTTGTTTTAGCTCATTTTTGGCTATATTGTAAAGTCCATTTATTTCACAAATTTGATAATTGATATTTAAATTAATATCATTTAGTGAAGCAATAAATGCTTTCATTAAAGGCTTGATATTATAAGCTTTTATATCTTTATAAATGAGCAATAAATCAACATTTTCTTTTATACTTAAATTCATTTTAGCATATTGTTTAATAGCGATAATACAAAAAGGGAATTTATCATTATGTGGAAAATAATCATCAAAAAAATCATTTAAAACAAGCTCATAAACATCTTCTATAAAACGATCAATTTCTTTAGAGTGATAAAAACTAAACGAACCTTGTTTTAAAAAAAGTCTAGAACAATAAGCTTCGTAATCTTTTAAAGAATTTTTTAATTTTTGAATTTTTTGTATATCCATAACTTGATAATAATCCTTATTTAATTTTACTAGTATCATACCAAAAATACTTTGTATTAAATTTTAAGTAAGTTAAAATTATAATTGTAATTTAAATTTAAAAAATGGTAAGAATATGCAAACAATTATAGAAAAACTAGAAAATCAAGAAAGATTAAATGAAGAAGAAGCTAATAAGCTTTGGGATTTAGAGCTTTTTACTTTAGGTAAATATGCACAAAAAATTCGTACTAATTTACACGGTAAAAAGGTTTATTTTAATATCAATCGTCATATTAATCCTACAAATATATGCGCAGATACTTGTAAATTTTGTGCTTTTTCAGCACACAGGAAAAATCCCAATCCTTATACTATGTCCCACGAAGAGATAATGAAAATAGTCGATGAAACAGTTTTAAGAGATACCAAAGAAATTCATATCGTTTCAGCGCACAATAAAAACACTTCATGGCAGTGGTATTTGGAGATTTTTAAAATGATTAAAGAAAAATATCCATTTTTACATATTAAAGCCCTAACTGCTGCTGAGATTGATTTTTTAAGCAGGGCTTTTAATATGAGCTATGACGAAGTGATAGAAAAAATGCTTGAATATGGTGTTGATTCTATGCCAGGTGGTGGGGCTGAAATTTTTGATGAGGAAGTTAGAAAAAAAATTTGTCATGGTAA
It includes:
- the glmS gene encoding glutamine--fructose-6-phosphate transaminase (isomerizing), whose product is MCGIVGYIGTKEKKKIILEGLKELEYRGYDSAGIAVMKDGELDFFKAVGKLENLANKTANFNSDGFGLAIGHTRWATHGKPTEINAHPHLGQYSCVIHNGIIENYQELKTKLTQEGINFLSQTDTEVIVHLFEYYASNLEPFEAFKKTIAELKGAFAILLVSKKDPNTIYFAKNAVPLIIGKNGDENEYYFASSEAPLVSLVDKVAYLEDGDYGYVNLNECKICHDQACIQPTFVTLSQDKSFAQKDGYRFFMEKEIYEQSRVLGEVLMGRLQGEQVIFEDIDEALLKNIDEITLCACGTSYHAALSGAYLLERLAKIKTKVEVASEFRYREAIVSKNTLFVVISQSGETADTLEALKIAKAQGVKTLAICNVDNSNIVRLADISLLTRAGIEKGVASTKAFATQVATLWMLAIYLAQKANLDMSKEIKALRSLPGIVKVEQSLHEKVHRISKRYLHGHGFFFIGRDVFYPLALEGALKLKEISYLHAEGYPAGEMKHGPIALADSELFTVALMPQNCLYEKTKSNVEELVARDSTLLAISPLDFDLSDDFIKTSKQEHYMCEFFEMMVILQLLALEVSIRLGNDVDMPRNLAKSVTVE
- the mqnE gene encoding aminofutalosine synthase MqnE → MQTIIEKLENQERLNEEEANKLWDLELFTLGKYAQKIRTNLHGKKVYFNINRHINPTNICADTCKFCAFSAHRKNPNPYTMSHEEIMKIVDETVLRDTKEIHIVSAHNKNTSWQWYLEIFKMIKEKYPFLHIKALTAAEIDFLSRAFNMSYDEVIEKMLEYGVDSMPGGGAEIFDEEVRKKICHGKVSSENWLKIHKLWHEKGRQSNATMLFGHIESRENRINHMIRLRNLQDQTGGFNAFIPLVWQQDNSFITGKKPLGSVEILKTLAIARIVLDNIKNIKAYWATMGINLAMVAQDFGANDLDGTIEKESIQSAGGAKSSNGLSLKTFVEMIQSSGYIAIERDSLYNELKTY